One Candidatus Binatia bacterium genomic window, GAAGCGGCGTGATCGTGCGCTTCTTCGGCGGTTTTTGTTTCTTTTTTGCCGGCATGAAACCAGTGCTGAGGACTGAGTGCTGAGTCCTGAGTATGGGAATTTACTCAGTCCTCAGCACTCAGAACTCCTCCAACATCTGCTTTTGAATTCCCTCGATCTCGTCTTTGATCGCGCCGACGCGCTCGACCGGCCGGCCAAGTTTTTTAGCCTTGTCCATGATCTGCTCGACCTTGGCGAGGATGTTCTTGAGCTTCGTATGGACCTCGATCAGCGCCCGTGCGCGGTCGTCGCTGGTCTCCCACGGTCGCAGCGCGGCGTCGCGAACCTCGCGCGACTCGTAAAGCAATTCCTTGACTTCCTCTTCGTAGCCGAGCAACAGCTCGCGAATCGTATTGCGGACCTCGTTTTGTTCCTGCGGATCGCGCCAGAGGACGTGTTCGAGAAAATAGAGATCGCTCTCATCGACCGCTTGCCGGCCGGCGAGGTAGGCGTGCGCCTGGAGCAGGCTCAAAGATTGCCGATAGCGCCGGTCGGAGGCTTCGAGATTTTTCTTCTTCAGCTCGCGGCGGATGTCGGTGACCGTCCGGTAGATAAAGGCGGGGATGGCGACCGATCGAGTTGCGGCCTGCATTTCGCGAAGCTCTTGCAGGCCGATGCCGGTGCGTTCCGCGGGGGACGCGGCCTCGAGCATGCGGAGGAAACGAAAATCCTCCGCGATGTAGCTCACGACAAAACGGAGCAGGAAGCGGTCGTAGAGCGCCATCAGCTCGTCGTCCTCGGGCAGTTCGTTGCTGGCGCCGAAGAGCGTGAGCAGAGGGACGGAGACCACCTCTTTGCCGTTGTGAAACAGCCGCTCGTTGATCAGCGTGAGAATCGCGTTCAGGATCGACGAGTTCGCTTTGAAGATCTCGTCGAGAAAAGCGATGTGCGCTTCGGGAAGCTTGCGCGAAGTGACCCTGCGGTAATCGTCCTGCTCCAGGGCCTTCAGGCTCACAGCGCCGAAAATTTCTTCGGGCGTCGAGAAGCGAGTGAGAAGCCACTGAAAGTAGTTGGCGCCATCGATGCGCCGGCAGAGCTCGTCGGCGAGCATCGATTTGGCCGTGCCCGGCGGGCCGATGATCAAGACGTGCTGCGAGGAGAGTAGGGCGCAAAGCGCGCCGTCGATCAGATCGCCGCGTTCGAGAAACATCTGCTTCAGGTCTTCGCGGATCTTTTTAAGTTTTTCTTTGACCGCCATGGCGAGTAAACTCAGGGTAACAAATGGCTCGGGAGGAAACAATGCGCCGTGCTTCGCCGTGGAAACATTGACATGAGGGCATTCCACCGGCTAACTTCACCGCTGCAAGCGCTGGTGACTTCGTCGAGGCGCCATGAACGCTGAGATCATCGACAGGCAGAAGCAGGCGATGCGTTCCGAGGGATTGGATGCGCTCGTCGCGATCTCGCCGGAAAATTTCGTTTACACGGCGGGATTCGTGGTGCCGTCCCAGCCCTTGATGCGCTGGCGGCACGCGATCGCTGTCGCGACCGCGGACGGCGCGGTACGAATGATCGTGGTCGATATGGAAGCCGCCACCGTCCGGGCGCGCGCGGGCCTCGAAGATGCGCGGGCGTATCGCGAGTTTGTCGATGATCCCATGGAAGCGCTCCGGGAGTTGATCGCGTCTTTGGGATTGGAGCGGGCGAGGTTGGGGGTCGAACTGGAGTATATGCCCGCGCGGGATTTCTTGACGCTTAAAGAAAAGCTTCCCGGCGCGACTCTCGTCGCCGCGGACCGGATTTTTAACAAGCTCAGGCAGGTCAAGAGCCGCGCCGAGATCGATCTGCTGCGCGGGCTCAGCCGGATCACGGATCGCGCGATCGGAGAGACTCTGAAGAGCGCCCGCGCCGGCATGACCGAGATGGAGCTTGCGGGCGGCCTGCTCGGCAGGATCTTTGCGGCCGGCGCCGAAAATTTCAAGCTCATGATCATCGCCTCCGGTGAGCGCAGCCAGTATCCCAACGTGGGACCGAGCGAGCGGGCGCTCAAGCGCGAAGATCTCATCCGCATGGAGATCTTCGGCATGAAGAACGGCTACCACGCGGGCGTCTGCCGCACCGCGGTCGTGGAGAGGGCGACGGCCGAGCAAGAGAAGATCTGGAAGAATCTGATCGAATGCAAATACCGCGTCATGGAGATGATCAAGCCCGGCGCGCCTTGCCGGGAAGTCTACCGGCGCTTCCTCGGGCATTTCAGCGCCCTTGGATTCGAGCCGATCAGCTTCGTCGGTCACGGCATCGGGCTGTTTCTTCATGAAGAACCTTACCTCGGACGCTATGGCGACGAGATACTCGAGGAAGGAATGGTGGTTGCCATCGAGCCGCTGGCATACATTCCAGGGCGGATGGGCCTGCAGAATAAAGACATGCTTCTGGTGACCGAAGACGGCTGCGAGCTGCTCTCCAACGAGACGGCGACGGACGAGCTTTTACGGGTCGGCTGAAATTGCAATGAAGATCAGCCGGATAGAGACAATCCCGATCAAACTGCCGACGCGGAGGATCCACCAGTGGTCGAGTCTCACGACGCCGATCGGCGTCTACGTGATCCTTAAAATCATTACGGACGAAGGTTTAACCGGCCTCGGCGAGGCGCCCGCGCTGAAGGATTGGGGCGGCGATCACATGAAGTACTACGGCGAAACGCCCGGGACGACCGCTCACGTCGTCAACGATATTCTCGCGCCCGCGCTGATCGGGAAAAATCCCTGCGACATCGGCGCGACGCACGGCGTGATGGATCTGGCCATCAAAGGTTACCCTTACGCGAAGGCTGCGATCGACATGGCGCTTTACGATCTCGCCGGCAAGGCGCTGCGGGCGCCGGCGTACCAACTTCTCGGCGGCTGCTATCGCAAGCGTATTCCGGTCGCGCACAGCATCGGTCTCATGGCGATCGAAAAAGCGGTCGAAGAAGCGATCCAGGTGAAAGCGGAAGGAATCAAAACCGTCAAGCTCAAAGGCGGGCAGGAGCCGCGACGGGACGTCGAATTGGTCGAACAGGTAAGAAAGGCGCTCGGCGCGGAGATCCAGATCGTGGTCGATGCGAATCAAGGCTACGCGACGCCGAAAATCGCCGTGCGGACCATCGAGGCGATGGAGGAATACGCGATCCTGTATATGGAGCAGCCGGTGGAGGGAATCGACGCGATGGCCGCGGTCGCCCGGAGAGTCGATACTCCGATCATGGCGGACGAGAGCGCGTGGACTCCGCAGGACGTTCTGGAGATCGTTCGCAAAAAAGCCGCGGACGCGATCTCGCTTTACACCACCAAGCCGGGCGGTCTATTCAAGGCCCAGAAGGTCGCGGCAGTGGCGGAAGCGGCCGGCCTACAGTGCAATGTCAACGGCTCGGTCGAGACCGGCGTGGGAAACGCCGCCAATCTTCATCTTGCCGCTTCCACGGCCGTGGCGTCGCTCGCCTGCGTCGTGCCGGTTTCAACCCCTCGAGGCAAGGGAAGGAATGGCATCGCCGGTATTTATTATACCGACGACGTCATTACGGAGCCTTTCGAGTACCACGACGGTTTCATCGTCATCTCCGACAAGCCCGGCCTGGGGATCGATCTGGACGAGGAGAAGTTGGCGCGCTATCGCATCGACTGAGATGGGCATTCACACCATTGCGGTTATCGGCGCGGGCAACGGTGGATGCGCCGCCGCGGCGGATCTCACGCTGCGCGGCTACGAGGCGCGGCTCTACTCGCGCTCGGAGCGCACGTTGGAACCGATTCGAGAACGCGGCGGTATCGAGCTGGTCGAGGAGGGGAAGAAACATTTCGCCCGGCCGGCGCTGGCAACCAACAGGCTGGATGAAGCGGTAGCAGGCGCCGAGCTGATCATGATCGTCGCGCCCGCCGTGGCGCACGAAGAGCTGGCAGCGGGACTCGGGCCGCTTTTGCGCGACGGGCAGATTATATTTCTCAATCCCGGCCACACGGGCGGCGCGCTGCACGTCGCCGCGCTTTTGCGCCGTTTCGATGCGCCGAAGAAAATTTGCGAGACCGTGACGTTGACTTATATCTGCCGGTCGATCGGAAAGGCCGCGGTCGAGGTTTACCGCCGCACGACGAATCTTCTCTGCGCCGCGTTCCCGGGAAAACATACTTATGACGTCTCAGGCAAGATCGGCCCCATCTATCCGGCCGTCATCCCGGCAAAAAACGTCCTGGAAACCGGTCTGGCGAACATCAATGCGATTATGCACCCCGCGGGCATGATCGGAAACGCCGGCCGGATCGGAGGAGACTTTTGCTTTTACAGCGAGGGCATTACGCCGGCGATTGCGGACGTCATCGAGGCGGTTGATCGAGAGCGGCTCCAGGTCGTGGAGAAGTTGGGATTGCCGGCCCGGAGCTTTGTGGAGATTTTTTTTCAGGCCGGGCTGACGACGGAACGCGCCCGCTCCGGCGGATCGGTTTACGAAGCGATTCGCGACAGCGCGCCGAACCGGACGATCAAAGCGCCAAAGAGCATGGATCACCGGTATCTTCACGAGGACGTCGGCTACGGCCTGGTGCCCATCGCCGAGATCGGCAGATGGGCCGGCGTCGAAACGCCGGTCATCGACAGCCTCATCACAGCCGCGTCGGAGATGAATCGGATCGACTATCGCCGCGAGGGGCTGACGCTGGAGAAGATGGGCTTGGCCGGGGTAAAGGCGGAGACTTTGCCGACGCTGCTTCATGAAGGATTTTGAACCCGAAAGGAACGCTGCCATGCGGGTAGGACTATGTTTCGACGGCTTCTATTCGATCAACGAGATGGTCGAGCTCGCCCGGGCCGCTGACAATAACGGAATGCATTCGATCTGGATGTCGGACCATCTCTGCTTTCGCGATTCGCTCACCTCGGCCATGGCCTTTCTCGCCGCCACTAAGAAAATAACGGTCGTTCCCGCGCCGCTCAGCCCCTATTCGCGCCATCCGATCATCACCGCAATGGCGCTCTCGACGATGGACGAATTCGCCCCCGGAAGAGTGTGGGCGACCGCCGGGACGGGAAACGCCGCGGCGCTGGACGAAGCGGGCATGAAGGTCACGCGGCCGCTAAAGACGATGCGCGAGTACATGGACGTTCTGCGGCGATTCCTCACCGGCGAGACGGTGGAGTTTCACGGTGAGACGCTTAGCGTCAACGGCGCCAGGATGGGCTTCAAGCCGTCTTCCTCGGTCCCGATCTATATGACGGCGGTAAAAACCGGAATGCTGCGCCTGGCCGGAGAAATCGGCGACGGCGTCCTGCTGTCCGCCGGCTGCGCGCCGGGGTACATCGCTCGATGCGCCGGGGAGATCAAAACCGGCGCTGCACGCGCCGGAAGCCCGCCGCAGCACAGGGAGGTCGCGGGCTTTATCACGACATCGGTGTCTTCGGATCCCCGGGAAGCGATCGACGCCAGCAAAAGTTTTTTAGCCTACATCTTCCGCAACAAACACCACGCGGAAAACATCCGTACGGGCGGGGGCCAGGTCGATCAAGAAGGATTGGCTGCGGCGGTCGGGCGGCGCGACTGGGAAGAAGCGAAGCGGTTCATCAGCGATGAAGTCGTCCACGCGCACTCGATTTCCGGCACGGCGGCCGAATGCCGCAAGCGCATCGAAGAGTTTGTGAAAAGCGGCCTCGATCTTCCCATACTCCTCCCGATGGGGACCCAGGAAGCGAGGAAGCGGGTTGTTGATCTGGCCGGTCTCCTATAATAATAGAGTCCTAACATCAAAATTTGGTTTGATAGGAAAAAGTTTCTGAAATTTCACGGAGGTGTTTGACATGAAGTTACGTGAGGACTGCGCAACGCTCGTTGTCGGCCTGCTGGCTCTGGTTGCGTTTGCCGCGACGGCGCACGCGCAGGCGCCCAACGTCGATGCGGCCAAGAAGGAAGAAAAGATCGTCGTCTACGGCGCGCAGGTACCGCAGGCGATGGAGCCGATGCACAAAGCCTTCGAGAAAAAGTACGGCATCAAGGTCGAGTACTGGCGCGGCTCGTCCACCCAGGTCGCGGAGCGCGCGCTGAGCGAATTTCGCGCCGGGAGACCCGGTTACGATGTCGTCGAGGGAAACCGCGGTGTTCAGCTCATCATGAAAAACGAAGGACTGTTCACGAAATATATTCCGCCCTCGTCGGAAAAGTTTCCGGCTCAGTTCAAGGAAAAGGACGGTCTGATCACGGCGTGGCGCGCGCTGCCGATCAGCATTCTCTACAATACGGATATGGTAAAACCGGGCGACGCGCCGAAGACTCTCGACGATCTTCTTAGCCCCAAGTGGACCGGAAAGATAACCATGCCCGATCCCACGCGCCACACGACGACGGCGCAGTTTCTGTGGAATCTTTCCAAATTCAAGGGAGACAAATGGCTCGACTACGTAAAGGCCTTGGCGAAGCAGCAGCCGATACTGGTCGAATCTCTGGCGCCGGTCACGACGACGATCATCAAGGGCGAGGCGCCGGTCGGCATCACCTACATCAAGTACGTGAAGCAGTACAAGGGCCCGGTGGGCTACGTGCTGATGGATAAATATTTGACCGATCCGAACTATATGAGTCTCAGCGCGAAGACGACGAGACCCAATGCAGCCAGGCTCTACATCGAATACGTCTGCTCGCCCGAGGGACAAAAGGCCGCGGCCGACGAGGGGGAGTTTCCGATGCTTCCCGGCATCATTCCGCCGATCAAGGACGCCGAGAAGGTCGTGCCCGGTCTGGTTTTCATGGATAATCCGTCCGAAGAAGAATTCAAGAAACTGATGGGCGAAACTTTCCGGCAGATCTTTTTCGGGAAGTAAGGACTCCGGTCGTCGGAGAGATTCTTCGCTCCGCTCAGAATGACATCGGAGGATCTGTCCATCCTGAACGAAGTGAAGGATCTCTTTTAAAGAGGATTACCATAACGGACCGGCCTGGAACGAGAAGTATTGGGCCGGCCCCTTCTTTTTGCTTTTAGGCGGAACCCATCATGAACGGCGCGACTGTTTTGACGCGGGTTTTCGAGCGGCCCGTCCGCGCGGTGCGCCAGGATCCGAACGTGACGGTGATGGCGCTCGTCGGCGTGATCATCGCCTACCTCAGTCTCTCGCCGACCTTCATGCTCTTCTACGGCAGCTTTCTCAGCAAGCCGTTGGGCGTGCCGGGCGAATTTACCCTGCAGCACTACGTCAGGGCTTACAGCGATCCGGTCACGTATCAGTTGTTGGTCAACTCCTTTATTTTCGCCGCGGGCTCTTCCCTCCTGGCGACTTTTTTGGCGTCGGTCGTCGCGTGGATCACCGTGCGCACCAACGCGCCGCTTAGAAGAATCTTCGAGCTGACGGCCGTCGTTCCCAATATCTTTCCGCCCCTGATGCTGGCCGTCGCTTGGGGCGCGCTCCTCAGCCCGCGCACCGGACTGATCAACCGCGCCCTGATTCAGTTCCTGGGTTTGGCGAGCGCGCCGTTCAATATTTATTCCATGGCCGGCATGATTTTCGTCGAGGGGCTGATCACGGCGCCGCTGGCTTTTTTGATCGTTTCGGCGTCGCTGCATTCCATGGATCCGTCGCTCGAGGAATCGGCGCGCGTGGCCGGCTCCTCCAATCTGCAGATCGCACGGCGCATCACGTTTCCGATCATCCGGCCGGCGCTCCTGGCTTCGGCGACGCTCAATTTCGTGCGCGCGATCGAAAGCTTCGAGACCCCCGCCATCATCGCGCTGCCGGCGCGGATCGAGGTCTTCACGACGAAAATTTACCGCGAAGCGATCGGCGCTTTCCCGCCCAATCAGAACGTCGCGGCCACCTACGCCGTCTCCTTGCTCGTCATCACGATGGTCTTCGTCTATCTCTACCGCCGCTTGACGTCGAGCTCGGAGCGCTACGTCACCGTGACCGGTCGCGATTATCGTCCGATGATCATCGATCTGGGGAAGTGGCGCTACTTTGCATCGGCGATCGCCGCCCTGATCCTCGTCCTGATCGTCGTGCTCCCGCTCCTCGTATTGCTCTACGTCTCCTTCGTGACCTATTTGCACGTTCCGGGGGAGAAGACGTGGGATCTTTTGACGCTCGACCATTACCGCTCCAATCTGACCGACGGCCGGACGTACCGCGCGCTGCAAAACAGTCTTTTCCTGGCGATCGGAGGAGCGACGCTGTGCATGCTCTTGGCGTCCGTCACCGCCTACATGACGACGAAGACGAAAGCGGCGGGAAGATCGCTGATCGAAGCCTTGACGTTCATCCCGTGGGCTTTCCCCGGCACGGCGCTGGCGATCGGGCTACTCTGGACGTACGTGTACGTGCCGCTTCCGATTTACGGGACGCTGTGGATTTTGCTCATCGGATACATCACGCGCTTTCTGCCGTACGGGCTGCGCACGATGACCAGCACGGTGGTCCAGGTGCACGACGATCTGCCGGCGGCATCGATGACATGCGGCGCCGGATTCTGGGCGACGTTTCGCCGCATTCTGCTGCCGCTTTTGCGCCCCGGCTTTATCGCCGGCTGGATCATCCTGGCGACGATTTATCTGCGCGAGTTCAGCACTTCGATTTTCCTCTACTCGCCCGGCTCGGAGCCGATCGGGCCGCTGCTCTATCATTTCTACGTCGACGGAAATCTCGGACCGATGTGCTCGCTCGGCGTCATCGTCAGCGTGATCTGCCTGCTCCTGATCGTCGTGGCGCGGCGCATCGGCAAGGTGGGGTTCGAAGGAAGGTAAGAAGCATGCCCTGAGCCCTTCGACTGCGCTTAGGATAAACTCCGTCGAAGGGTAAAAGACAAAAATGGATGCGCAGACGGTAAAAAAACTCGTCGAAAAGAATCTTCACTACGAGGAAGTAAAGCGGATCCTCGTCAAGCTCGTGCAGACTCCGAGCCCGCAGACGGAGCTGCTGGAGGCCGAGCCGCAGGTGCTCGCGCTGATCCGGGACGTCATCAAGCCCGAACTGGAGCGCTCCGGTCTCAAGCCGGTGATCGACGAAAAAGGCAACCTGATCGTATCCTTGAAAGGGAGAAGCCAGGGAAAACGGCTGTTGCTGGTCGGTTACGCTATGTGCGCCGCGCCGAGCACGATGAAGGAGCCTTACTCGGGCGCTCTGGTCGACGGCGGCCGGTACCAACTGGCCGGCGAATGCGTCTGGGGAAGGGGCGCTTGCGAACAAAAAGGAAGCCTCGCGGCGATGATGGCCATGGTGAAGCTGCTCGGCGAATGCAGAGCGGAGCTGCCCGCGGATTTATTTTTCGTGGTGAGCACGGCAGGGGAGACGGGCCGGCACGATTCGCTGGCTCACGTGATGGCGCGCGGCAACGTCAAGGCGGACTGGGCGATCGTCGACGGGCCGCCGGAAATTCAGCTCGGCAACAAAGGCCGGGTCGATATCCAGGTCGTCGTCCGCGGCAAGCAGGCGCACAGCAGCCGGCCGTGGGACGGCGTCAACGCGATCGAAGGCGCGGTGAAAGTTTTAGAGAAGCTAAGGCCCTTGATGCCTTATCCCTCCGAGCGGACACATCCGGAGTTGGGCAAAGTAAGTTTAACGACCACCGCGATCGAAAGTTTCCCTAAAGCCACGCATACGATCCAGAGCGAGTGCAGAATTATATTCGACCGCCGGCTCTTGCCCGGCGACGACCCGGACGAAGCCATTCAGCAGATCAAAACGGCGATCGGGGCCGTGGAGCCGTTTGCGGTCGAGGTCCACAGAAAAGACTTCATGTATCCCAGCGAAGTGGCGAAAGACGCCGAGTGCGTCCTCGCTTTGACCCAGGCGATCCAGGTTACGCTAGGTCGGGACGCCAACTACAGTTACTCGACCGCCGCCAACGACACCGGCTTTCTCAACGCCAAAGGAATGCAGGCGGTCAATTACGGTTCGCGATATATCCGCTTTCAACACACCGACCACGACCTGGTACCGGTTCAGAGTGTTTTCGAAGCGGCCAAAGTGCTCGCCTTCGCCGCGCTCCATCGCTAGCGTTCCCACGAGGCCTTGATGTCCCGCTTGGTGGCGTCCGACCGTGAGGGCGTGAGACGGCCGGAGCCATAGCTTGGAGCTTGCTAGCTTTGATTCATTCAAACAGGAGCGCCGCGCCGCAAGTTAGGCTAGCATCGAGTAGGGCGGCGCCATTTTTATTGCGCAGCGAGGCAAATATAGGCGAAGGGCCGCGGGTCTGAAGCCAGTCGTTGAGCGCGCTGGTTTCGGCCGCGGGCGTGAGAAACTCCACGCGGTGAGGCCCGATCGCGAAGCCAGCCCTGAGCGCAGCGATATCCCGCTCGATGGTTTTTCCCTTGCCGCCGAGCACGGCTTCGAACCAGTGCTGCGCCGGCGCAAGTTCCTGCACCACCACAGCTACGGCCGCGATTCCCAAGGCGCCGTTCTTGTGCTTCACCTCGCGCGGCACGCGCTCCTCCCGCGGCGTCACATCCTGGATTAAAAACGGTGCTACTCCGCGATGCTCGTCGCGCGCAAGCGAAAGCAACCATTTGAGCTGGTAGCCGTCCGGCCGAGTGCGCGACCAGGGGACGGGATCTTCGATCTTGACGCCGGCTTTGCGTAGCTTCGCCGTGTCTCCGATGAGATCGTCGGTTTGCATACAGTAGTCGACCAGCCCGCCTCCCTTTTGCAATGCGTCCCACCAACGATGGTCCGGATTGTTTCTGTAGAAGGAAATCAACTCGATATATGAGCCGTCGGCAAAAGCGATCAGGCTGTTGTACGTGCCGACGGGATGGCGTCCGCCGGGAACCACCGTGAAGCCGAGCTGCCGGTAGTTATCCGTCGCCGCCTCCAGATCGGGAACGGCAATCACGATGTGATCGATGCCGAGGAGCATGGAAATCAGGTGAACGCGGGCACGACTTCTTCAAGGAAACGTTTAAGTTGGGTCTGCTGGTCCCAGGAAGTCAGGCGCAGAGCTATATGCTGCAGGCCCGAGCTAAAGTAATCCTTAAGGTCACGGATGCATTCCTCCGGCGTGCCGGCGGTCGTGAAGCCTTCGACGAAGGCCGCGCTGAAGTTTGAAGTGTAATACTTGTCGAGAAAGGCCTTGCTCTCCGCCAGCGCGGCCTTGCGGTCCTGTTGGATGTTAATGTTGTGGTAGAGAGCGTTGCCGAGCTTCGCCGGATCGCGGCCTTCCTCGCGCGCCATTTCCAAAATTCGCGACCATTGCCGGCGGAACTGTTCCGGGCTCACTTTGTTCGTCATCCAGCCGTCGGCGTAGCGCGCGACGCGGCGGAAGCTGCGCTCGATGACAGCATCGGGCGCGCTCGCGCCGTCGCGCCAAGTGAGCCCGGTCGGATTGCTGGCGATCCAGATGGGGCAGGGCTGCTGCACGGGGCGCGGCTCCAGCGTCACCCCGTCGAACTGGTAGAAGCGGCCGTGGTGCGAAGTGTTTTTCTCGGCGAATAGCTTCCGCAGAATTTCGATGCCTTCGGTCATGCGCGCGGGACGCTCCTTTGCCTGGATGCCCATCACGGCGTGCTCCAGCGCCTGAGCCTTGCTCTGCTCGTCCGGCCCGCCCATGCAGACGACGAGCCAGCTCCGCCCCTCGGACAAAACGTCGAGGCTCGCCCACTGCTGTGCGAAAAGAACCGGATGGCGATGCGGGAAAGTCGCCATGCAGCCTACGGCCAGCCGGACTTTCGTCGTCACTGCGGCGAGCGCGGAAAGGAGAACCACCGACTCGAAGCGGGGCTTGGCGAGGAGGCTGTCGCCGACCCAGACGGCGTCGAAGGCGCCCGAGGATTCCGCCTGTTGCGTCATGTGTATGAGATCGCTCACCTTGACGGCGCCGATGATGACGCCGCGATTCGCAAGCGTGAGGCCGAAAGAGGCGCGCATGATTCTCTCTGGTATGCGAAGAGATAAAAAGTTGCAAGGGACAATACGCAAATTCAGAATGAAAGCACCCTCACCCTACCCTCTCCCACGTTGCGGGCGAGGGTACAGTTAA contains:
- a CDS encoding extracellular solute-binding protein codes for the protein MKLREDCATLVVGLLALVAFAATAHAQAPNVDAAKKEEKIVVYGAQVPQAMEPMHKAFEKKYGIKVEYWRGSSTQVAERALSEFRAGRPGYDVVEGNRGVQLIMKNEGLFTKYIPPSSEKFPAQFKEKDGLITAWRALPISILYNTDMVKPGDAPKTLDDLLSPKWTGKITMPDPTRHTTTAQFLWNLSKFKGDKWLDYVKALAKQQPILVESLAPVTTTIIKGEAPVGITYIKYVKQYKGPVGYVLMDKYLTDPNYMSLSAKTTRPNAARLYIEYVCSPEGQKAAADEGEFPMLPGIIPPIKDAEKVVPGLVFMDNPSEEEFKKLMGETFRQIFFGK
- a CDS encoding NAD/NADP octopine/nopaline dehydrogenase family protein, whose protein sequence is MGIHTIAVIGAGNGGCAAAADLTLRGYEARLYSRSERTLEPIRERGGIELVEEGKKHFARPALATNRLDEAVAGAELIMIVAPAVAHEELAAGLGPLLRDGQIIFLNPGHTGGALHVAALLRRFDAPKKICETVTLTYICRSIGKAAVEVYRRTTNLLCAAFPGKHTYDVSGKIGPIYPAVIPAKNVLETGLANINAIMHPAGMIGNAGRIGGDFCFYSEGITPAIADVIEAVDRERLQVVEKLGLPARSFVEIFFQAGLTTERARSGGSVYEAIRDSAPNRTIKAPKSMDHRYLHEDVGYGLVPIAEIGRWAGVETPVIDSLITAASEMNRIDYRREGLTLEKMGLAGVKAETLPTLLHEGF
- a CDS encoding VOC family protein gives rise to the protein MLLGIDHIVIAVPDLEAATDNYRQLGFTVVPGGRHPVGTYNSLIAFADGSYIELISFYRNNPDHRWWDALQKGGGLVDYCMQTDDLIGDTAKLRKAGVKIEDPVPWSRTRPDGYQLKWLLSLARDEHRGVAPFLIQDVTPREERVPREVKHKNGALGIAAVAVVVQELAPAQHWFEAVLGGKGKTIERDIAALRAGFAIGPHRVEFLTPAAETSALNDWLQTRGPSPIFASLRNKNGAALLDASLTCGAALLFE
- a CDS encoding iron ABC transporter permease, whose translation is MNGATVLTRVFERPVRAVRQDPNVTVMALVGVIIAYLSLSPTFMLFYGSFLSKPLGVPGEFTLQHYVRAYSDPVTYQLLVNSFIFAAGSSLLATFLASVVAWITVRTNAPLRRIFELTAVVPNIFPPLMLAVAWGALLSPRTGLINRALIQFLGLASAPFNIYSMAGMIFVEGLITAPLAFLIVSASLHSMDPSLEESARVAGSSNLQIARRITFPIIRPALLASATLNFVRAIESFETPAIIALPARIEVFTTKIYREAIGAFPPNQNVAATYAVSLLVITMVFVYLYRRLTSSSERYVTVTGRDYRPMIIDLGKWRYFASAIAALILVLIVVLPLLVLLYVSFVTYLHVPGEKTWDLLTLDHYRSNLTDGRTYRALQNSLFLAIGGATLCMLLASVTAYMTTKTKAAGRSLIEALTFIPWAFPGTALAIGLLWTYVYVPLPIYGTLWILLIGYITRFLPYGLRTMTSTVVQVHDDLPAASMTCGAGFWATFRRILLPLLRPGFIAGWIILATIYLREFSTSIFLYSPGSEPIGPLLYHFYVDGNLGPMCSLGVIVSVICLLLIVVARRIGKVGFEGR
- a CDS encoding M20/M25/M40 family metallo-hydrolase — protein: MDAQTVKKLVEKNLHYEEVKRILVKLVQTPSPQTELLEAEPQVLALIRDVIKPELERSGLKPVIDEKGNLIVSLKGRSQGKRLLLVGYAMCAAPSTMKEPYSGALVDGGRYQLAGECVWGRGACEQKGSLAAMMAMVKLLGECRAELPADLFFVVSTAGETGRHDSLAHVMARGNVKADWAIVDGPPEIQLGNKGRVDIQVVVRGKQAHSSRPWDGVNAIEGAVKVLEKLRPLMPYPSERTHPELGKVSLTTTAIESFPKATHTIQSECRIIFDRRLLPGDDPDEAIQQIKTAIGAVEPFAVEVHRKDFMYPSEVAKDAECVLALTQAIQVTLGRDANYSYSTAANDTGFLNAKGMQAVNYGSRYIRFQHTDHDLVPVQSVFEAAKVLAFAALHR
- a CDS encoding LLM class flavin-dependent oxidoreductase; its protein translation is MRVGLCFDGFYSINEMVELARAADNNGMHSIWMSDHLCFRDSLTSAMAFLAATKKITVVPAPLSPYSRHPIITAMALSTMDEFAPGRVWATAGTGNAAALDEAGMKVTRPLKTMREYMDVLRRFLTGETVEFHGETLSVNGARMGFKPSSSVPIYMTAVKTGMLRLAGEIGDGVLLSAGCAPGYIARCAGEIKTGAARAGSPPQHREVAGFITTSVSSDPREAIDASKSFLAYIFRNKHHAENIRTGGGQVDQEGLAAAVGRRDWEEAKRFISDEVVHAHSISGTAAECRKRIEEFVKSGLDLPILLPMGTQEARKRVVDLAGLL
- a CDS encoding Xaa-Pro peptidase family protein; protein product: MNAEIIDRQKQAMRSEGLDALVAISPENFVYTAGFVVPSQPLMRWRHAIAVATADGAVRMIVVDMEAATVRARAGLEDARAYREFVDDPMEALRELIASLGLERARLGVELEYMPARDFLTLKEKLPGATLVAADRIFNKLRQVKSRAEIDLLRGLSRITDRAIGETLKSARAGMTEMELAGGLLGRIFAAGAENFKLMIIASGERSQYPNVGPSERALKREDLIRMEIFGMKNGYHAGVCRTAVVERATAEQEKIWKNLIECKYRVMEMIKPGAPCREVYRRFLGHFSALGFEPISFVGHGIGLFLHEEPYLGRYGDEILEEGMVVAIEPLAYIPGRMGLQNKDMLLVTEDGCELLSNETATDELLRVG
- a CDS encoding AAA family ATPase, translated to MAVKEKLKKIREDLKQMFLERGDLIDGALCALLSSQHVLIIGPPGTAKSMLADELCRRIDGANYFQWLLTRFSTPEEIFGAVSLKALEQDDYRRVTSRKLPEAHIAFLDEIFKANSSILNAILTLINERLFHNGKEVVSVPLLTLFGASNELPEDDELMALYDRFLLRFVVSYIAEDFRFLRMLEAASPAERTGIGLQELREMQAATRSVAIPAFIYRTVTDIRRELKKKNLEASDRRYRQSLSLLQAHAYLAGRQAVDESDLYFLEHVLWRDPQEQNEVRNTIRELLLGYEEEVKELLYESREVRDAALRPWETSDDRARALIEVHTKLKNILAKVEQIMDKAKKLGRPVERVGAIKDEIEGIQKQMLEEF
- a CDS encoding enolase C-terminal domain-like protein, whose product is MKISRIETIPIKLPTRRIHQWSSLTTPIGVYVILKIITDEGLTGLGEAPALKDWGGDHMKYYGETPGTTAHVVNDILAPALIGKNPCDIGATHGVMDLAIKGYPYAKAAIDMALYDLAGKALRAPAYQLLGGCYRKRIPVAHSIGLMAIEKAVEEAIQVKAEGIKTVKLKGGQEPRRDVELVEQVRKALGAEIQIVVDANQGYATPKIAVRTIEAMEEYAILYMEQPVEGIDAMAAVARRVDTPIMADESAWTPQDVLEIVRKKAADAISLYTTKPGGLFKAQKVAAVAEAAGLQCNVNGSVETGVGNAANLHLAASTAVASLACVVPVSTPRGKGRNGIAGIYYTDDVITEPFEYHDGFIVISDKPGLGIDLDEEKLARYRID